The Verrucomicrobium spinosum DSM 4136 = JCM 18804 genome includes a region encoding these proteins:
- a CDS encoding ABC transporter permease, whose protein sequence is MAADRTADGFVPPLCLAFSTPPPTLRAVTKNFSLYLALRYLRPKRTFVSVITLISILGVTLGVSVLIVVIAVMAGFHAQMKELAVGYEAHIEARDAWGTSMFGENHRPPDAADKPWREVIKDLRNTPGVVSASPMVRGLLLIEAEGNMAPAWMWGIQQEDGNRLAEKQKEMVESGELDLSGDNIVLDGGVARAFGLKVGDTVTVYAPSNLNGIVQTIREIDDKPEAEKQAAFKQLKELVLPLDLKVTGIINPPQFQDSDKMAIGVVPLHVAQELRGIDDGISSIGIELQEPYMAGPIKEQLLKDKVLPESWEAFTWMEAHARLFGAVQNEMMMMYIILFIIVLVAAFCVMNTMITVTVQKRREIGIIAALGTRIGQIMWVFLWQGMMVGAFGAICGLAVGLSVAYNLNSIRDFLNDRLKLQLFDPAIYGLVELPAKVLPKDVAIICGGAFVLCSVAALVPAFLAARTEPAVALRD, encoded by the coding sequence ATGGCTGCCGACCGCACGGCGGATGGCTTCGTGCCGCCCTTGTGCCTTGCATTCTCCACGCCCCCACCCACACTGCGCGCCGTGACCAAAAACTTCAGCCTCTACCTCGCCCTGCGCTACCTTCGTCCCAAACGGACGTTCGTGAGCGTGATCACCCTCATCTCCATCCTGGGGGTGACTCTGGGGGTGAGCGTGCTGATCGTGGTCATCGCCGTGATGGCGGGCTTCCACGCCCAGATGAAGGAGCTCGCCGTGGGTTACGAGGCCCACATTGAGGCCCGGGATGCCTGGGGCACCTCCATGTTTGGCGAGAATCATCGCCCGCCAGATGCCGCCGACAAGCCCTGGCGGGAGGTCATCAAGGATCTGCGCAACACTCCTGGGGTGGTCTCTGCTTCGCCCATGGTGCGTGGGTTGTTGTTGATCGAGGCGGAGGGCAACATGGCACCAGCCTGGATGTGGGGTATTCAGCAGGAAGATGGCAACCGGCTCGCGGAAAAGCAGAAGGAAATGGTGGAATCCGGTGAGCTCGACCTCTCTGGAGACAACATCGTGCTGGATGGCGGTGTGGCTCGCGCCTTCGGTCTGAAGGTGGGTGACACGGTGACCGTGTATGCCCCGTCGAATCTGAATGGCATCGTCCAGACCATCCGGGAGATTGATGACAAACCCGAGGCGGAAAAACAGGCCGCGTTCAAGCAGCTCAAGGAACTGGTCCTCCCGCTGGATCTGAAGGTGACAGGAATCATCAACCCGCCCCAGTTTCAGGACTCAGACAAGATGGCCATTGGCGTGGTGCCATTGCATGTGGCGCAGGAGCTTCGGGGCATCGATGACGGCATCTCCAGCATCGGGATCGAGCTTCAGGAGCCCTACATGGCCGGGCCGATCAAAGAGCAGCTTTTGAAAGACAAGGTGCTCCCGGAATCCTGGGAGGCCTTCACCTGGATGGAGGCTCACGCCCGCCTCTTCGGCGCGGTGCAGAATGAGATGATGATGATGTACATCATCCTCTTCATCATCGTGCTCGTGGCGGCCTTCTGCGTGATGAACACCATGATCACCGTCACTGTGCAAAAGCGTCGTGAGATCGGCATCATCGCCGCGCTCGGCACCCGCATCGGCCAGATCATGTGGGTCTTCCTCTGGCAGGGCATGATGGTAGGGGCTTTTGGAGCCATCTGCGGTCTCGCGGTGGGTTTGTCCGTGGCGTACAATCTGAACTCGATCCGCGACTTCCTGAACGACAGGTTGAAGCTCCAGCTCTTCGACCCTGCCATCTACGGCCTTGTGGAACTGCCCGCCAAGGTCCTGCCGAAGGACGTCGCCATCATCTGCGGCGGTGCCTTTGTGCTCTGCTCCGTCGCGGCACTGGTGCCCGCGTTCCTGGCGGCCCGGACCGAGCCGGCGGTGGCGCTGCGGGATTAA
- a CDS encoding DUF4915 domain-containing protein, giving the protein MVSPQGLVQPVLVNGIEHVLVASCLGELTGGGLCMGGIGGMQVVDRLSSTGLFVKDGLVARALWTPSQMAEMAELLIYDHKGVLGYQRLDATADVHDVLLLDDGGCVVVSTGTNELIWYSEGGQVVKRWRAEGEGDSWHLNSLLQHAGELYACAFGKFQKHREWAQAKDSGSGCVIKISTGEVVLTGLMCPHNPRLSGDSWILCNSARGELVEVDAASQVITRSQSLGGWTRGLAFADEHVFVGVSANRQYRDPGVSASIAVLDRQSWQVTGRIELPFEEVYDLVLLPPEQVLGLQRGFATSPSRTAEQERYALFRQAGVEPTRLWPSGDPLASESCRIQVTAQVPEVMTIGTRVQIPCEVRNAGNAILATMPPCPVHISYKWLDPATGKRLADTEGLRTRLSRSLLPGEALTCQLVVQAPALEGEWIVAVTLVQEQVAWFDDLDPGSSFRKKVSVCLDSSRVD; this is encoded by the coding sequence ATGGTCAGCCCTCAGGGATTGGTACAGCCTGTTCTGGTGAACGGAATCGAGCACGTGCTGGTGGCATCGTGTCTTGGGGAGTTGACTGGCGGGGGGCTGTGTATGGGGGGCATCGGCGGGATGCAGGTGGTGGACCGTCTGTCCAGCACAGGGCTGTTTGTCAAAGATGGGCTGGTGGCCCGAGCGCTCTGGACGCCCTCGCAGATGGCGGAGATGGCGGAGTTGCTGATCTATGATCACAAGGGGGTGCTGGGATATCAGCGTCTGGATGCCACAGCGGATGTGCATGACGTCCTGCTGCTGGATGATGGGGGCTGCGTGGTCGTGTCCACCGGTACCAATGAGTTGATCTGGTACTCGGAAGGGGGGCAGGTGGTGAAGCGCTGGAGAGCGGAGGGAGAGGGCGATTCCTGGCACCTCAACAGTCTGTTGCAGCACGCGGGAGAGCTGTATGCATGCGCTTTCGGGAAGTTTCAGAAGCACCGCGAATGGGCCCAGGCAAAGGACTCTGGCTCGGGATGCGTTATCAAGATCTCCACCGGGGAAGTGGTGCTTACTGGCCTGATGTGCCCGCACAATCCCCGACTCTCAGGGGACTCCTGGATTCTCTGCAACTCTGCCAGAGGGGAACTGGTGGAGGTGGATGCCGCATCCCAGGTTATCACGCGAAGCCAATCCTTGGGCGGGTGGACACGGGGGCTTGCCTTCGCAGATGAGCACGTCTTTGTGGGTGTGAGTGCCAATCGGCAATATCGTGACCCGGGTGTGAGCGCTTCGATCGCCGTGCTGGACAGGCAGTCGTGGCAGGTGACGGGGCGGATCGAGTTGCCGTTTGAGGAGGTGTATGATCTGGTCCTGCTGCCGCCGGAACAGGTTCTTGGATTGCAGCGTGGCTTTGCCACGAGTCCCTCTCGCACGGCTGAGCAGGAGCGGTATGCGCTCTTCCGCCAGGCGGGGGTGGAACCGACCCGCCTCTGGCCCTCCGGTGATCCGCTGGCATCGGAAAGCTGCCGGATCCAGGTCACCGCGCAAGTCCCTGAGGTCATGACAATCGGAACCCGGGTGCAGATACCCTGCGAGGTGCGGAATGCAGGGAACGCGATTCTCGCCACGATGCCACCCTGCCCTGTGCACATCTCCTACAAATGGCTGGACCCTGCGACAGGGAAACGTCTGGCAGATACGGAAGGGCTGCGAACCCGGCTCTCCCGATCCCTCCTGCCGGGGGAGGCGCTGACCTGCCAGCTCGTCGTACAGGCTCCTGCGCTGGAGGGGGAGTGGATTGTGGCGGTCACGCTGGTGCAGGAGCAGGTGGCGTGGTTTGATGATCTGGATCCCGGTAGCTCTTTCCGCAAAAAGGTGTCGGTCTGCCTCGATAGCTCGCGCGTGGATTAG
- the rpsA gene encoding 30S ribosomal protein S1: MSATLAELIAGSFRTLHEGSIVKGRILEIKPQVVLVDIGYKSEGAIPHSEFEDEDIQVGDEIEVLLERLENDEGMVVLSKEKAAHKQNWDKIYRVFLDGGLVKGKVKSVVKGGLMVNVGVEAFLPGSQIDIIPPRDLNEYVGKVYEFKIVKVNDERKNIVLSRREVIEAERAEQRQKFLESVKPGDKVEGIVKNITDFGVFVDLNGMDGLLHITDMTWGRLNHPSELVAIGQKLNVQILEVNREKERVSLGLKQMQSNPWESIENRYPVGQRVHGTVTKLVAYGAFVEVEEGVEGLIHVSELSWTKRIARPSDVLTVGQKVDAQVLGINKEERKISLGVRQLDTNPWDNIDERFPIGTKMKGKVRNLTAYGAFVELEEGIDGMIHVSDLSWTRKINHPSEVLKKGQEVEATILEIDKANQRISLGIKQLEGDPWSEIDTRFKVGDLVKGRVAKIASFGAFVELEDDIDGLVHISQLSEDHVNRVKDVLNVGDEVEARVIKVDKVERRIGLSVKAVNYDEESLKKESQAFESLRPSTDLVGLEQAFKFATEEYRPGQG; this comes from the coding sequence ATGAGCGCAACGCTCGCGGAGTTGATCGCAGGATCCTTCCGCACTCTTCACGAAGGATCCATCGTCAAAGGCCGGATCCTTGAAATCAAGCCCCAAGTTGTCCTTGTGGACATCGGCTACAAGTCCGAGGGCGCGATCCCCCACTCCGAGTTTGAAGACGAGGACATCCAGGTGGGTGACGAAATCGAAGTGCTTCTGGAGCGCCTCGAAAACGACGAAGGCATGGTCGTTCTCTCCAAGGAGAAGGCCGCCCACAAGCAGAACTGGGACAAGATTTACCGCGTCTTCCTCGACGGCGGTCTCGTCAAAGGCAAGGTCAAGAGCGTCGTCAAAGGCGGTCTCATGGTCAACGTGGGCGTCGAAGCCTTCCTGCCCGGCTCCCAGATCGACATCATTCCCCCCCGCGACCTCAACGAGTACGTCGGCAAGGTGTACGAGTTCAAGATCGTCAAGGTCAACGACGAGCGCAAAAACATCGTGCTCAGCCGCCGCGAAGTTATCGAGGCAGAGCGCGCCGAACAGCGCCAGAAGTTCCTCGAGAGCGTCAAGCCCGGCGACAAAGTCGAAGGGATTGTCAAGAACATCACCGACTTCGGTGTGTTCGTGGACCTCAATGGCATGGACGGCCTGCTTCACATCACCGACATGACGTGGGGCCGCTTGAACCATCCTTCCGAACTCGTGGCGATCGGCCAGAAGCTGAACGTCCAGATCTTGGAAGTGAACCGCGAGAAAGAGCGCGTCAGCCTCGGTCTCAAGCAGATGCAGTCCAATCCTTGGGAAAGCATCGAAAACCGCTACCCTGTGGGTCAGCGCGTGCACGGCACCGTCACCAAGCTCGTCGCTTACGGCGCGTTTGTGGAAGTGGAAGAAGGCGTCGAAGGCCTCATCCACGTGTCCGAGCTCTCCTGGACCAAGCGTATCGCCCGTCCTTCCGACGTGCTTACCGTTGGTCAGAAGGTGGACGCCCAGGTTCTTGGAATCAACAAGGAAGAGCGCAAGATCTCCCTTGGCGTGCGTCAGCTTGACACCAATCCTTGGGACAACATTGATGAGCGTTTCCCGATTGGCACCAAGATGAAGGGCAAGGTGCGCAACCTCACCGCTTACGGCGCGTTCGTGGAGCTTGAGGAAGGCATCGACGGGATGATCCACGTTTCCGACCTCAGTTGGACCCGCAAGATCAACCACCCCTCCGAAGTCCTCAAGAAGGGCCAGGAAGTGGAAGCCACGATCCTTGAGATCGACAAGGCCAACCAGCGCATCAGCCTGGGCATCAAGCAGCTCGAAGGTGATCCTTGGAGCGAAATCGACACCCGCTTCAAAGTGGGCGATCTCGTCAAGGGCCGCGTGGCCAAGATCGCCAGCTTCGGCGCGTTTGTGGAACTCGAGGACGACATCGACGGCCTCGTGCACATCAGCCAGCTCAGCGAAGACCACGTCAACCGCGTCAAGGACGTGCTCAACGTCGGCGACGAAGTGGAAGCCCGCGTCATCAAGGTGGACAAAGTCGAGCGCCGCATCGGCCTGTCCGTCAAGGCGGTCAACTACGACGAGGAGTCCCTCAAGAAGGAAAGCCAGGCCTTCGAAAGCCTCCGCCCCAGCACCGACCTCGTCGGCCTGGAGCAGGCCTTCAAGTTCGCGACGGAAGAATACCGTCCGGGCCAGGGCTAA
- a CDS encoding septal ring lytic transglycosylase RlpA family protein, whose product MIIATTVVMTGASIMLNDYRKDEFVEITPEESGADAAVDAEHDVQDAQRIQAAVRGLMVKAQASLDTRKQLRPAGKVEKGIASSYGNGFNGRKTANGEIYNQNTYTAAHKKLPFGTKVLVKNLRNGREVVVRINNRGPYVRGRIIDVSLKAAKDLGMLKAGVVPVEVTVLAEEKPVLASAE is encoded by the coding sequence ATGATCATCGCGACCACGGTCGTGATGACGGGTGCGTCCATCATGCTGAATGACTATCGCAAAGATGAGTTCGTTGAAATTACACCTGAAGAGTCCGGTGCCGATGCGGCCGTGGATGCGGAGCATGATGTGCAGGACGCGCAGCGCATCCAGGCGGCAGTGCGCGGCCTCATGGTGAAGGCCCAGGCTTCGTTGGACACCCGCAAGCAGCTGCGTCCGGCGGGCAAGGTTGAAAAGGGGATCGCCTCCAGCTATGGCAATGGATTTAACGGCCGCAAGACGGCCAACGGAGAGATCTACAACCAGAACACTTATACGGCAGCGCACAAGAAGCTCCCCTTTGGCACCAAGGTGCTGGTGAAGAATCTGCGCAACGGGCGTGAGGTGGTGGTGCGGATCAACAACCGCGGTCCGTATGTGCGGGGGCGCATCATTGACGTGTCCCTGAAGGCCGCCAAGGATCTGGGCATGCTCAAGGCTGGCGTGGTGCCTGTGGAGGTGACCGTCCTCGCTGAGGAAAAGCCTGTGCTGGCCTCTGCGGAATAG
- a CDS encoding PVC-type heme-binding CxxCH protein, producing the protein MKLLRCPLLSGTIVLFMAGVVVPVHPSAAAEPAGGIKSVTTHREAYGATRGAVAVDPARDLPRLPPVEPQNAPATWQVKEGFKLEIAAHEPLVRSPIAVSFDERGRMFVCEMIDYSERRDETPHLGRISMLEDKDGDGRYESSIVFAENLAWPTGLIWAKGGLYVIATPDIIRFEDKDDDGRAELREVVYTGFGMGLKILNVQGMANCPQWGMDSRIHLQAGGGNRGKVKCLKRPDLPELELGGRDFWFDPLTHEFGLEAGGGQYGMSYDTYGRKFVCSNSDHLQFFVCDDAYARRNAYFNFPQVRQSIAVDGGAAEVFRISPDEPWRIIRTRWRIAGVVKGAVEGGGRVSGYFTGATGTTVYRGDAYGPEFVNNTFTGDAGGQLIHRKVLRQKGASLEGERPADERGREFAASKDTWCRMVNFANAPDGCLYAMDMYRETIEHPWAIPDEIKQHLDLNSGNDRGRIYRITPAGGLPAGQHQRANFSGMDLAGLVKTLEHANGWHRETAARLIYERQDKAVTSLMLKLLVETQSPLAKFHALWLLEAYHAAGEPQVLAAIQDKDEHVRELGIRLSEGLPVEVRVGKALRQQLAACAEDPAPRVRMQLAFTVGSYFKPEMLAGQGREVSRTLLATATRLLAEDQDDWIYSALVSGPPALARELFENVRAFTPNGIPESRIAELVQVIAARQDPEDLEWLMENLSKGAGSSTQRLRALDKGLRQRGSSLAKQDAAGVFKPVFDLAAKEAANAGAESSRRHEAVTLLEMAPYAQARPALAALLQKDQPADLQQSAVQSLVRFNEPTVAEVLLEVWPALQSAARAAALEGLLSRPERILALYQNMGGTQPVLKPEDLSSAQVQALIKHTNPKVAALTKQVLAAVIPKPRETVIAEFQSASSLKGDAARGQLVFMQRCFTCHRAAGQGFQVGPDLITVKTKGREALLSAILDPNKEVAPQFIAYTVETQDGQTLGGLLSKDDTSGVTVRMTAGAEVNIARAQVKKMSAGGLSLMPEGLEAGMDAQGMADLLEFVETLK; encoded by the coding sequence ATGAAACTGCTGCGTTGCCCCTTGCTGTCAGGTACGATTGTGTTGTTCATGGCTGGTGTGGTGGTGCCGGTTCATCCCTCAGCGGCGGCCGAGCCGGCGGGCGGCATCAAATCGGTGACGACGCATCGGGAAGCCTATGGGGCGACCAGGGGCGCTGTGGCGGTGGATCCGGCCCGGGACCTGCCGCGCCTGCCACCGGTGGAGCCGCAGAATGCCCCGGCCACCTGGCAGGTGAAGGAGGGCTTCAAGCTGGAAATTGCCGCGCATGAGCCGCTGGTGCGGAGCCCCATTGCTGTCAGCTTTGATGAGCGGGGGCGTATGTTCGTGTGCGAGATGATCGACTACTCGGAGCGTCGTGATGAAACCCCTCACCTGGGGCGCATCTCCATGCTGGAGGACAAGGACGGCGACGGCCGCTATGAGTCGAGCATAGTGTTCGCGGAGAATCTGGCCTGGCCCACAGGGCTGATATGGGCCAAAGGCGGTCTCTATGTGATCGCGACGCCGGACATCATCCGGTTCGAGGACAAAGACGACGATGGCCGGGCGGAGCTGCGGGAGGTGGTGTACACGGGATTTGGCATGGGGTTGAAAATCCTGAACGTGCAGGGCATGGCCAACTGCCCACAGTGGGGCATGGACAGCCGCATCCACCTCCAGGCAGGCGGGGGGAACCGTGGCAAGGTGAAGTGCCTGAAGCGGCCGGACCTGCCGGAGCTGGAACTGGGCGGGCGGGACTTCTGGTTCGATCCGCTAACGCATGAGTTCGGCCTGGAGGCCGGTGGCGGCCAGTATGGCATGAGCTATGACACGTACGGAAGGAAGTTCGTGTGCAGCAACAGCGACCACCTGCAGTTCTTTGTGTGTGATGACGCCTATGCCCGGCGGAATGCGTACTTCAACTTTCCTCAGGTGCGTCAGAGCATCGCCGTGGATGGCGGGGCGGCCGAGGTGTTTCGCATCAGCCCGGATGAGCCCTGGCGCATCATCCGTACCCGCTGGCGCATCGCCGGGGTGGTGAAAGGCGCGGTGGAAGGAGGAGGGCGTGTCTCAGGTTATTTCACCGGAGCCACGGGGACCACGGTGTACAGGGGTGATGCCTACGGGCCCGAGTTCGTGAACAACACCTTCACCGGAGACGCGGGCGGACAGTTGATCCACCGCAAGGTGCTCCGGCAGAAGGGGGCCAGTCTGGAGGGGGAACGCCCGGCGGATGAGCGGGGGCGGGAGTTTGCCGCCTCGAAGGACACCTGGTGCCGCATGGTGAACTTCGCCAATGCGCCGGATGGCTGTCTCTATGCCATGGACATGTATCGGGAGACCATCGAGCACCCTTGGGCCATCCCGGACGAGATCAAACAGCACCTGGATCTGAACAGCGGCAATGACCGGGGGCGCATCTACCGCATCACCCCGGCTGGGGGCCTGCCGGCCGGGCAGCACCAGCGCGCGAATTTTTCCGGCATGGACCTTGCCGGTCTGGTGAAGACCCTGGAGCATGCCAACGGCTGGCACCGCGAGACGGCGGCCCGGCTGATCTATGAACGCCAGGACAAGGCGGTGACTTCCTTGATGTTGAAGTTGTTGGTTGAAACTCAGAGCCCGCTGGCCAAGTTCCATGCCCTCTGGTTGCTGGAGGCGTATCATGCCGCGGGGGAGCCGCAGGTGCTGGCGGCCATTCAGGACAAAGATGAGCATGTGCGGGAGCTGGGCATCCGCCTCAGCGAGGGACTGCCTGTGGAGGTCCGGGTGGGCAAGGCATTGCGCCAGCAACTGGCGGCGTGTGCGGAGGATCCGGCACCCCGGGTGCGCATGCAGCTGGCGTTCACAGTCGGGAGTTACTTTAAACCTGAGATGTTGGCAGGGCAGGGGCGTGAGGTGAGTCGTACACTGCTGGCCACGGCGACCCGCTTGCTGGCGGAGGATCAGGACGACTGGATCTATAGCGCGCTGGTTTCCGGACCACCGGCGCTGGCGCGGGAGCTGTTTGAGAATGTGCGTGCGTTCACTCCCAATGGTATTCCTGAGTCCCGCATTGCCGAACTGGTGCAGGTCATCGCTGCCCGTCAGGATCCTGAGGATTTGGAATGGCTCATGGAGAACCTCTCGAAAGGGGCTGGCAGCAGCACGCAGCGTCTGCGGGCTCTGGACAAAGGGTTGCGTCAGCGCGGCAGCTCGCTCGCGAAGCAGGATGCAGCGGGTGTTTTCAAACCTGTCTTTGATCTGGCTGCCAAAGAGGCGGCGAACGCTGGAGCGGAGAGTTCGAGACGTCACGAGGCAGTGACTTTGCTGGAGATGGCTCCCTATGCCCAGGCGCGTCCGGCCCTGGCGGCGCTGCTGCAAAAGGATCAGCCGGCTGATTTGCAGCAGTCCGCGGTGCAATCGCTGGTCCGCTTCAATGAGCCCACTGTGGCGGAGGTGTTGCTGGAGGTCTGGCCGGCGCTTCAGTCTGCGGCTCGTGCAGCGGCACTGGAAGGACTGCTTTCGCGCCCCGAGCGCATTCTGGCACTGTATCAGAATATGGGCGGTACACAGCCAGTACTGAAGCCGGAGGACCTCTCCAGCGCGCAGGTGCAGGCGCTCATCAAACACACGAATCCCAAGGTGGCGGCGCTGACCAAACAAGTGCTGGCTGCAGTGATTCCCAAACCGCGGGAAACGGTCATTGCGGAGTTTCAATCCGCCTCATCGCTCAAGGGGGATGCCGCGCGGGGGCAGTTGGTGTTCATGCAGCGCTGTTTCACCTGTCACCGGGCAGCGGGGCAGGGATTCCAGGTGGGGCCGGATCTGATCACTGTGAAGACCAAGGGGCGTGAGGCACTCCTCAGCGCCATTCTGGATCCCAACAAGGAAGTGGCACCGCAGTTCATCGCCTACACGGTGGAGACTCAGGATGGCCAGACCTTGGGCGGGCTGCTCTCCAAGGATGACACCTCCGGTGTGACCGTGCGGATGACCGCCGGGGCCGAGGTAAACATTGCCCGCGCCCAGGTGAAGAAAATGTCTGCCGGTGGTTTGTCGCTCATGCCGGAAGGACTGGAGGCGGGGATGGATGCTCAGGGAATGGCGGATTTGCTGGAGTTTGTGGAAACGCTGAAATAA
- a CDS encoding methyltransferase has product MAADLTSVPQSDPLRVYRYRDGLYAADLLTAAVVYLDFFTWLGANPSTKEEICARFEFAERPTDVMLTLLAANGFVERLADGKFHTTLTAKEHLTAGSPWCLSPYYASLKDRPITQDYLKVLSTGRPANWGGDKAAQDWHKAMETDAFSRSFTAAMDCRGFYLGQALAKKVDLGGRKHLLDIGGGSGIYSCSLVAHHAELKATVFEQAPVDRITQRCIVERGYPDRVFVATGDMFNDPLPTDADVHLFSNVLHDWDYPEVRELLAISHKALAPGGLLIIHDAFINEAKNGPLPVAEYSALLMHSTQGKCYGVGEYAELLREAGFEPGAYHDTAADRGFMTAIRR; this is encoded by the coding sequence ATGGCCGCTGACCTCACCTCTGTCCCTCAAAGTGATCCGCTTCGTGTTTACCGCTATCGCGATGGCTTGTATGCCGCTGACCTCCTGACGGCGGCGGTGGTGTATCTGGACTTCTTCACCTGGCTGGGCGCAAACCCCTCCACCAAGGAGGAAATCTGTGCACGGTTTGAGTTCGCGGAGCGACCCACGGATGTGATGCTCACGCTGCTCGCTGCGAATGGCTTTGTGGAGCGCCTGGCGGATGGGAAGTTTCACACCACGCTCACGGCCAAAGAGCACCTCACCGCCGGTTCGCCGTGGTGCCTTTCCCCTTACTACGCCTCCCTCAAGGACCGACCGATCACGCAGGACTACCTGAAGGTGCTGAGCACGGGCAGGCCCGCCAACTGGGGTGGGGATAAAGCGGCGCAGGACTGGCACAAGGCGATGGAGACAGACGCGTTCTCCCGCAGCTTCACTGCGGCCATGGACTGCCGCGGATTCTATCTTGGTCAGGCCTTGGCCAAGAAGGTGGATCTGGGCGGTCGCAAACACCTCCTGGACATCGGAGGTGGCAGTGGGATCTACTCCTGCTCGCTGGTGGCCCATCATGCGGAACTGAAGGCCACGGTGTTCGAGCAGGCACCGGTGGACCGTATCACGCAGCGCTGCATCGTGGAGCGGGGTTATCCGGACCGTGTTTTCGTGGCCACGGGGGATATGTTCAACGACCCTCTGCCGACCGATGCGGACGTGCATCTGTTTTCCAATGTGCTGCATGATTGGGACTACCCGGAGGTGCGTGAGTTGCTGGCCATCTCCCACAAAGCGCTGGCTCCTGGTGGCCTGTTGATCATTCACGATGCGTTTATCAATGAGGCGAAAAATGGCCCGCTGCCTGTGGCGGAATACTCCGCGCTGCTGATGCACTCCACCCAGGGCAAGTGCTATGGCGTGGGAGAGTATGCTGAACTCTTGCGTGAAGCCGGGTTCGAGCCGGGCGCGTATCACGACACGGCGGCGGATCGCGGGTTTATGACGGCGATTCGTCGGTAG
- a CDS encoding Gfo/Idh/MocA family protein: MSSDPKRIRIGIVGAGGIVKSRHLPALQAMPEVEIVAVSNATLESSQRFCAELAPTAEPMQHWPELVSRGDIDVVWIGTPPMLHSEITCYALRAGKHVFCQARMAMSLQEAQLMWEASMSNPELVAALCPPPYGMKGDATMRRLLAEGAIGKPYHAVLHSMNGGWLDPAAPAHWRQRVEISGLQVLSFGIYVEVIQRWLGDIVAVQANGSVVIPDRQGYEVEIPDYLHVLCGFRNGAQGSLIFSGVASHPPQDAIQIYGSEGTLTYNFVTDEIRLGRVGGALEAVPIPDTEAKEWTVECDFINAVLNPSAPRPKPDFLEGIKYMRVVQAAAESMDAGDLVRVA, encoded by the coding sequence ATGAGTTCTGACCCCAAGCGGATCCGCATCGGCATCGTCGGTGCCGGCGGCATAGTGAAGTCCCGGCACCTCCCCGCCCTTCAGGCCATGCCCGAGGTGGAAATCGTGGCGGTGAGCAATGCCACCCTGGAAAGCAGCCAACGGTTCTGCGCCGAGCTGGCCCCCACGGCGGAGCCCATGCAGCACTGGCCAGAACTCGTCTCCCGTGGGGACATTGACGTGGTCTGGATCGGCACCCCGCCCATGCTCCACAGCGAGATCACCTGCTACGCCCTCCGCGCTGGCAAGCACGTCTTCTGCCAGGCGCGCATGGCCATGAGCCTGCAGGAAGCCCAGCTCATGTGGGAAGCCAGCATGAGCAACCCGGAACTGGTGGCCGCCCTTTGCCCGCCCCCGTATGGGATGAAGGGCGACGCCACCATGCGTCGTCTCCTGGCCGAGGGAGCCATTGGCAAGCCCTACCACGCCGTCCTGCACAGCATGAATGGCGGCTGGCTGGATCCTGCGGCACCGGCCCACTGGCGGCAGCGGGTGGAAATCAGCGGCCTTCAGGTCCTAAGCTTTGGCATCTATGTGGAGGTCATCCAGCGCTGGCTGGGCGACATCGTGGCGGTCCAGGCCAACGGGTCCGTCGTCATCCCGGATCGCCAGGGGTATGAGGTGGAGATCCCCGACTACCTCCACGTGCTCTGCGGCTTCCGCAACGGTGCCCAAGGCAGCCTCATCTTCAGCGGCGTGGCCTCCCACCCCCCGCAGGATGCCATTCAGATCTATGGCAGCGAGGGCACCCTCACCTACAATTTCGTGACCGACGAGATCCGTCTGGGCAGGGTCGGCGGCGCACTGGAGGCAGTGCCGATCCCCGACACCGAAGCGAAGGAGTGGACCGTCGAGTGCGACTTCATCAACGCCGTGCTCAATCCCTCCGCGCCCCGGCCCAAACCGGACTTCCTTGAGGGCATCAAATACATGCGCGTGGTCCAGGCCGCCGCCGAGAGCATGGATGCCGGGGATCTGGTGAGGGTGGCGTAG
- the rpmB gene encoding 50S ribosomal protein L28, producing MARVCQISGARVTSGHKIHRSGKAKKEGGIGKHITKRVKRKIYPNLRDKRIFVAELGRWVKVRVTARILKTINKVGAFKVLKEAGLV from the coding sequence ATGGCCAGAGTTTGTCAAATCAGCGGCGCCCGTGTTACCTCGGGACACAAAATCCATCGCAGCGGTAAGGCCAAGAAAGAAGGCGGTATCGGTAAGCACATCACCAAGCGTGTGAAGCGCAAGATCTACCCGAACCTGCGCGACAAGCGCATCTTCGTTGCTGAGCTCGGTCGCTGGGTCAAGGTCCGTGTGACTGCCCGTATCTTGAAGACCATCAACAAGGTCGGTGCTTTCAAGGTGCTCAAGGAAGCTGGTCTCGTCTAA